From a single Arachis hypogaea cultivar Tifrunner chromosome 3, arahy.Tifrunner.gnm2.J5K5, whole genome shotgun sequence genomic region:
- the LOC112788741 gene encoding 18.2 kDa class I heat shock protein, which translates to MSIVPIKQDGEGEGSNSLVDAFLGSRMELWDPFHFMPAPFSHMLSGLGLGSSMNTRLDWRENSKAHVWKVVLPGFTDEDVLVELQDERVLQVSVESGKFMSRFKVPDDANLEQLKANMHNGVLLITVPKYQQASNIRVVEIEGSD; encoded by the coding sequence ATGTCGATAGTGCCAATCAAGCAGGATGGTGAGGGCGAGGGGTCTAACTCTTTGGTTGATGCATTCTTGGGTTCCCGTATGGAGCTGTGGGACCCCTTCCACTTCATGCCCGCCCCGTTCTCCCACATGTTGTCGGGTTTGGGACTCGGGTCATCGATGAACACCCGGTTGGACTGGAGGGAGAATTCGAAGGCACACGTGTGGAAGGTGGTGCTACCTGGGTTCACGGATGAGGACGTTCTGGTTGAGCTCCAAGACGAGAGGGTGCTTCAGGTGAGCGTGGAGAGCGGCAAGTTCATGAGCAGATTCAAGGTACCTGATGACGCTAACCTTGAGCAACTCAAGGCCAATATGCACAACGGGGTTCTGCTTATCACTGTTCCCAAGTATCAACAAGCCTCCAACATTAGGGTCGTTGAGATTGAAGGCTCTGATTGA
- the LOC112788714 gene encoding UDP-glucose iridoid glucosyltransferase, whose translation MIMASNHRLIVIPPPLQGHMTPMLQLATILYSKGFSITVVHTKFNSPDPTNHPDFTFVPFHDGLPNSYTVSSKNFIHISSHLNTNCVTPLKEVLVRIIKEEKISCVIYDGLMHFIDSVARELNLPTILFRTTCATNYLSYHWLSMLQRNGYLPLQDFSMEMVEGLEPLRFKDLPIFNLGESATDIMVKQVTESFSVKPSLGVIFNTIEFLESSSLQKLRKLYKVGVFSIGPLHMCMASSETQEKNNNCSTSLMKEDYSCITWLNEQEPCSVLYVSLGSIASWEEKELIEVAYGLTNSEQRFLWVIRPETIESIPEEVKSATRKKGRIVTWAPQREVLAHRAVGGFWSHCGWNSTLESMCFGVPMMCQPCFGDQRVNARLVSNVWKVGIECSEMRIKRDEVEGAVRRMMVSEEGKLMREKAVLMKDKIKISVRDNDALNGIVHAIVMSSSNSSAQHNNHNSS comes from the exons ATGATAATGGCATCAAATCACCGCTTAATTGTTATTCCACCACCCCTTCAAGGCCACATGACACCTATGCTTCAATTAGCCACTATTCTTTATTCTAAGGGCTTCTCCATCACTGTAGTACACACCAAATTCAATTCCCCTGACCCAACTAACCACCCTGATTTTACTTTTGTACCCTTTCATGACGGTTTACCCAATTCATACACCGTTTCTTCCAAGAACTTTATTCATATTTCTTCACACCTCAACACCAATTGTGTCACACCGCTTAAGGAGGTTTTGGTTAGGATCATCAAGGAAGAGAAGATTTCATGTGTTATCTATGATGGCTTAATGCACTTTATTGATTCTGTGGCTAGAGAACTCAACCTTCCTACCATACTCTTCAGAACCACATGTGCTACTAATTATCTCTCTTACCATTGGTTATCTATGCTACAAAGAAACGGATATCTTCCCTTACAAG ATTTTAGTATGGAGATGGTGGAAGGACTTGAACCTCTACGATTCAAAGATCTACCAATTTTTAATTTGGGAGAATCTGCAACTGATATCATGGTGAAACAAGTAACTGAATCATTCTCAGTGAAACCATCATTAGGTGTCATCTTCAACACCATTGAATTCCTTGAATCTTCATCGCTCCAAAAACTCCGAAAACTCTACAAAGTTGGTGTGTTTTCCATAGGACCCTTACATATGTGTATGGCGTCATCAGAAACACAAGAGAAGAATAATAATTGTTCAACAAGCCTCATGAAAGAAGACTATAGCTGCATAACATGGCTGAACGAACAAGAGCCATGTTCAGTTCTGTATGTGAGTTTAGGAAGCATAGCAAGCTGGGAAGAGAAGGAACTAATTGAAGTGGCATACGGCTTAACAAACAGCGAACAAAGGTTTCTATGGGTGATAAGACCAGAAACGATAGAGTCAATTCCGGAAGAAGTGAAAAGTGCGACGAGAAAGAAGGGTAGAATAGTAACATGGGCACCGCAGAGAGAAGTTCTGGCGCATAGAGCAGTGGGAGGGTTCTGGAGCCACTGTGGATGGAATTCGACGCTGGAGAGCATGTGCTTTGGGGTTCCGATGATGTGTCAGCCGTGCTTCGGAGACCAGAGGGTGAATGCAAGGTTGGTGAGTAATGTATGGAAGGTGGGAATAGAATGCTCGGAGATGAGAATAAAGAGGGATGAGGTGGAAGGTGCGGTGAGGAGAATGATGGTGAGTGAGGAAGGAAAGTTAATGAGAGAGAAAGCGGTGTTgatgaaggataaaattaagatAAGTGTTAGAGATAATGATGCTTTAAATGGAATTGTTCATGCTATCGTCATgtcttcttctaattcttctgcacaacataataatcataactcgtcATAG